In a genomic window of uncultured Methanobrevibacter sp.:
- a CDS encoding 2,3-bisphosphoglycerate-independent phosphoglycerate mutase codes for MKGLILIMDGMGDRPIKELGNKTPLEAAYTPNMDKMAEEGITGIMDSIAPGIIPGSDTAHLSILGYNPYEVYTGRGPFEANGVGVEVLPGDIAFRCNFSTVDDDLIVTDRRAGRIKEGTKDIVDVLNTMVLEDYPDVKIIFKESTGHRAVLVLRGEGLSGKVSDADPKVEGNKPKEVKALDDTPEAAKTADILNKLVVKTYEMTKDHPVNLKRIEEGKPPANIVIPRGAGEVPVVESLNDKYEVNSACIAETGLIMGIGRFAGMDIIEMEDVTGGIDTNLDNIRDTIIDQVKNSDHDFFLINIDGADEAGHDGQIKEKKEFIEKVDEVVMSEIIKLEDVYIYLTADHSTPISVKNHSGDPVPVLIRGPEVRTDDVVEFSERACAKGGLNRIRGSDVMNIMMDLMNYAHKFGA; via the coding sequence ATGAAAGGTCTTATTTTAATTATGGATGGTATGGGAGACCGTCCGATTAAAGAATTAGGAAATAAAACTCCTCTTGAAGCTGCATACACTCCTAATATGGATAAAATGGCTGAAGAAGGAATTACTGGTATTATGGATTCAATTGCTCCGGGAATTATTCCTGGAAGTGATACTGCACACCTGTCTATTTTAGGATATAATCCTTATGAAGTATACACAGGAAGAGGTCCCTTTGAAGCAAATGGTGTGGGTGTTGAAGTTCTTCCGGGTGATATTGCATTCAGATGCAACTTTTCAACAGTTGATGATGATTTAATCGTTACAGACAGACGTGCAGGAAGAATCAAGGAAGGTACCAAGGATATTGTTGACGTGTTAAACACAATGGTCCTTGAAGATTATCCTGATGTCAAAATCATATTCAAGGAATCTACCGGTCACAGAGCAGTTCTGGTTTTAAGAGGCGAAGGTCTTTCTGGTAAAGTCAGTGATGCAGACCCTAAAGTCGAAGGAAACAAACCTAAAGAAGTTAAAGCTTTAGATGATACTCCAGAAGCAGCAAAAACTGCAGATATATTAAATAAATTAGTTGTTAAAACATATGAAATGACCAAAGACCATCCGGTTAACCTTAAAAGAATTGAAGAAGGCAAACCTCCTGCAAATATTGTAATTCCTCGTGGTGCGGGAGAAGTTCCGGTTGTAGAATCATTAAATGACAAATATGAAGTTAATTCTGCTTGCATTGCTGAAACAGGACTTATTATGGGAATTGGAAGATTTGCCGGAATGGACATTATTGAAATGGAAGATGTAACTGGCGGAATCGATACAAATCTTGACAATATTCGTGATACTATCATAGATCAGGTTAAAAATTCAGATCATGACTTTTTCCTCATTAACATTGACGGCGCTGATGAAGCGGGCCATGACGGTCAGATAAAAGAGAAAAAAGAATTTATAGAAAAAGTCGATGAAGTGGTAATGAGCGAAATTATCAAGCTTGAAGATGTCTATATTTACCTGACTGCTGATCATTCAACTCCTATTTCAGTCAAAAACCACTCCGGAGACCCAGTACCTGTACTGATAAGGGGTCCTGAAGTAAGAACTGACGATGTTGTCGAATTCTCCGAAAGAGCATGTGCAAAAGGAGGACTTAACAGAATCAGAGGCTCAGACGTAATGAACATCATGATGGACTTAATGAATTACGCACATAAGTTTGGAGCATAG
- the glmM gene encoding phosphoglucosamine mutase, with product MVAKKLFGTSGIRGLIGSEVTCELALNVGKSLAYYLGNEGTVVLGYDTRTTNQMLDQAICAGLLESGVNVVKIGMVPTPLVGYATEKLDADAGIMLTASHNPSPYNGIKLWNKNGMAYTSVQESEIEKIYSEKAYISVSWDKIGKLSVNEQIKGQYIDDLVDLVDIKEGLKVVVDCASGAGSEISPLVFRKAGCEVTTLNSQPDGFFPGRNPEPNADNLQNLMKTVVAIGADLGIAHDGDADRMITVDEKGNISPFDSLLALISKEFDGDVVTTVDAGLCMDESVKGKVFRTPVGDVNVAEVIIEKNAAFGGEPSGTWLHPDFCMCPDGILSGLRMAELVSNKGKLSDLLAEIPSYPNIREKITCSKEAKLKVMENMEDLLKDAFDDIADINSIDGVRLTFDDDSWVLVRPSGTEDYVRITLESRDAGRAEEIKEKCVKIINENL from the coding sequence ATGGTAGCTAAAAAACTCTTTGGAACATCTGGAATCAGAGGTTTGATAGGTTCTGAAGTAACATGTGAATTGGCATTGAATGTAGGAAAATCCCTGGCCTATTATTTGGGCAATGAAGGTACTGTTGTACTTGGTTATGATACAAGAACTACAAATCAGATGCTTGACCAGGCAATTTGTGCCGGACTTTTGGAAAGCGGGGTAAATGTTGTTAAAATTGGAATGGTTCCAACTCCATTGGTTGGTTATGCTACCGAAAAATTGGATGCCGATGCAGGAATTATGCTTACAGCTTCACATAATCCGTCCCCATATAACGGGATAAAGTTATGGAACAAGAACGGTATGGCATACACATCTGTTCAGGAATCAGAAATTGAAAAAATCTATTCCGAAAAAGCATATATCTCAGTTTCTTGGGATAAAATTGGTAAATTAAGTGTAAATGAACAAATCAAAGGCCAATACATTGATGATTTGGTTGATTTGGTGGACATTAAAGAAGGATTGAAAGTTGTTGTTGACTGCGCATCAGGTGCCGGAAGCGAAATATCACCTTTAGTATTTAGAAAGGCAGGATGTGAAGTTACAACTCTCAACTCACAGCCCGATGGATTTTTCCCCGGAAGAAACCCTGAACCGAATGCAGATAATCTCCAGAACCTGATGAAAACAGTTGTTGCCATTGGAGCAGACCTTGGAATAGCTCACGACGGTGATGCTGATAGAATGATTACTGTTGATGAGAAAGGAAATATCTCACCATTTGACTCATTGCTTGCATTAATTTCAAAAGAGTTTGACGGTGATGTTGTAACAACTGTGGATGCAGGATTATGCATGGACGAATCCGTAAAAGGCAAAGTATTCAGAACTCCTGTCGGTGATGTCAATGTGGCTGAAGTAATTATTGAAAAAAATGCGGCATTCGGCGGAGAGCCTTCAGGAACATGGCTCCACCCTGACTTCTGCATGTGTCCTGATGGAATTCTCTCAGGTTTAAGAATGGCGGAACTTGTTTCAAACAAAGGAAAATTATCCGACCTGCTTGCTGAAATACCTTCATATCCAAACATCCGTGAAAAGATAACCTGCTCAAAAGAGGCAAAGCTTAAAGTAATGGAAAACATGGAAGACCTTTTAAAGGATGCATTTGATGATATTGCAGATATCAATTCCATTGATGGTGTAAGACTGACATTTGATGACGACAGCTGGGTTTTGGTAAGGCCGTCAGGAACTGAAGACTATGTAAGAATTACTCTTGAATCCCGTGATGCCGGAAGAGCTGAAGAGATTAAAGAAAAATGTGTAAAAATAATCAATGAAAACTTGTAA
- a CDS encoding nitroreductase family protein, with protein MDLKETIYKRQSIRKYDKTPLDEETLNEIRQFIDNARVLNPDIEWSYDLVGVKNFRLLQRINAPHALLLFSQPKQNCFQNIGFIFQQVDLYLQSRGIGSCWIGAGRPRNYENPHPDHEFVILMVLGNPQGEIYRERTQFHRKIVCDISDERDSKLNPARFAPSAANTQPWYFTHNDDGTYNVYRNKRKFRLNKRMNLWNQVDIGIALAHMYVANPDTFKFTLEKSHEELKNKIFEGSFEI; from the coding sequence ATGGATCTTAAAGAAACTATATACAAAAGACAATCAATCAGAAAATACGACAAGACTCCCCTTGATGAAGAAACTTTAAATGAGATAAGGCAGTTTATTGACAACGCCCGTGTTTTAAATCCTGATATTGAATGGAGCTATGACCTTGTCGGTGTGAAAAATTTCAGGCTTTTGCAGAGAATCAATGCGCCTCACGCATTGCTTTTGTTTTCACAGCCAAAGCAGAACTGCTTTCAAAATATAGGCTTTATTTTTCAGCAGGTTGATTTGTATCTGCAAAGTAGGGGAATAGGGTCCTGCTGGATTGGTGCGGGACGTCCGAGAAATTATGAAAACCCTCATCCTGACCATGAATTTGTTATCCTGATGGTATTGGGAAACCCTCAGGGTGAAATCTATCGTGAAAGAACTCAATTTCACAGAAAAATTGTATGTGACATTTCAGATGAACGTGACAGCAAACTGAATCCTGCACGTTTTGCACCGTCAGCTGCAAATACTCAGCCATGGTATTTCACTCACAATGATGACGGAACATATAATGTATACCGAAATAAGCGCAAATTTCGTTTAAATAAAAGAATGAACCTCTGGAACCAGGTCGACATAGGAATTGCACTGGCACACATGTATGTTGCAAACCCTGATACATTCAAATTCACTCTTGAGAAATCTCATGAAGAGCTGAAAAACAAGATTTTCGAAGGAAGTTTTGAAATTTAA
- a CDS encoding rubredoxin, whose amino-acid sequence MTVYVCLHCEYRFDTEKGDPAYNIPAGATPADMPEDWVCPECAALGIEAFIAEEE is encoded by the coding sequence ATGACAGTATATGTTTGTTTACATTGTGAATACAGATTTGATACAGAAAAAGGTGACCCTGCATACAATATTCCTGCTGGAGCAACTCCTGCAGATATGCCAGAAGATTGGGTTTGCCCAGAATGCGCAGCTTTAGGTATTGAAGCATTTATCGCAGAAGAAGAATAG